A DNA window from uncultured Fibrobacter sp. contains the following coding sequences:
- a CDS encoding ORF6N domain-containing protein: MMKKVVATAEKAAVSEVSASAKSDFPLIDENLLKSRIYIIRGKQVMLDRDLAMLYGVETKVLNQAVKRNLERFPERNCFQLNRDEMPDSLKSQIVTLNESGNKRGLHIKKLPFAFAEQGGAMLASVLRSETAVRVSLQIMDAFVEMRHFLASNRNLLGSNELVGLSLATAQNTRDISAVSSDVKALSGEVHEMRGEFSKMNADLQTVMDNFIDPSTYKHFLILNGRKLEADIAYTQIYGMAKKSIMIIDDYVGVKTLDLLREIAKDVSVKIFSDGRGFETLTEQMRKDFLAVRPDVKLVINETNGKFHDRYIFLDYGLAGEKLFHCGASSKDAGNKITTIMQIECSLAYHSIIAMLEKK, from the coding sequence ATGATGAAAAAAGTTGTTGCGACCGCCGAAAAGGCTGCTGTTAGCGAAGTTTCTGCTTCGGCGAAGTCTGATTTTCCCCTGATAGACGAAAATCTGCTCAAGTCACGGATATATATTATCCGCGGTAAGCAGGTTATGCTTGATCGCGATTTGGCAATGCTCTATGGGGTAGAAACGAAGGTCCTGAACCAGGCGGTAAAAAGGAATTTGGAACGATTTCCTGAAAGGAATTGTTTTCAGCTAAATCGTGACGAAATGCCAGATTCTTTAAAGTCACAAATTGTGACTTTAAACGAAAGCGGTAATAAGCGCGGACTACATATCAAGAAGTTGCCTTTTGCGTTTGCAGAACAAGGGGGCGCTATGTTGGCTTCAGTTCTTCGAAGTGAAACTGCAGTTCGTGTTTCTCTTCAGATTATGGATGCTTTTGTTGAAATGCGGCATTTTCTCGCATCAAACAGAAATCTTCTTGGTTCTAACGAGTTAGTTGGTCTTTCTTTGGCGACTGCCCAAAACACAAGGGATATCTCCGCTGTATCCTCGGATGTCAAGGCGCTTTCTGGCGAAGTTCATGAGATGCGGGGTGAATTCAGCAAGATGAATGCGGATCTCCAGACGGTCATGGACAATTTCATTGATCCATCGACTTACAAGCATTTTTTGATTCTGAATGGCCGTAAGTTGGAAGCGGATATCGCGTATACGCAGATTTACGGCATGGCGAAGAAGTCCATTATGATTATTGATGACTATGTGGGTGTAAAGACGCTGGACCTGTTGCGTGAAATTGCCAAGGATGTTTCCGTAAAGATTTTCAGCGATGGACGCGGTTTTGAAACGCTGACGGAACAGATGCGGAAGGATTTTCTTGCGGTGCGTCCCGATGTGAAACTAGTCATAAACGAGACAAATGGCAAATTCCACGACCGCTACATTTTCTTGGATTATGGGCTGGCTGGCGAAAAATTGTTCCATTGTGGTGCGTCTTCAAAAGATGCTGGCAACAAGATTACCACCATTATGCAGATCGAATGTTCGCTGGCGTATCACAGCATTATTGCGATGCTGGAAAAGAAGTAA
- a CDS encoding DnaB-like helicase C-terminal domain-containing protein encodes MFEDKMTDSFEALAEKEMAVAFRYYNYVREFHGYLCDSLDLVFEDDCGDFDPAYAPAEKEFPPAEGIDENSTAKAVALDKMTRTIHAYETMRTIVAVLDKDGVENAAKKRGMLQDTHKFALTSIAEWFPKPSIWHEFDEYAQKQLDEQSGDAQCAALLMEPLSLESAIHKIFVKQKKCLEKFLPQKIGQLKKLQAEMENFYKGKADWSSRFRRGELTVLAARPGIGMKTFALNVAENVALDDGKGVVYFNLDNSGVQRGEQLLCQRANVDYCKIRVDSLDKTETQMLVTAVGEMIHSHLRIEDAADMSLTELAQKARLYKQLKVLDVLIIDYLHLLKVRSSVNRTESLRMAIWTLKNLAMELHISILLLCPLSRKNSAEQERPQLSDFIEVPGVTQEADAVWLLDRAYTRTHRDEDCDKAELAIIKIADNSTKNIPLHFTRKRGFTPNF; translated from the coding sequence ATGTTCGAAGACAAGATGACAGACAGTTTCGAGGCACTGGCCGAAAAGGAAATGGCCGTAGCCTTCCGCTACTACAATTACGTACGCGAATTTCATGGCTATTTATGCGATTCGTTAGATTTGGTTTTTGAAGACGACTGTGGTGATTTCGATCCGGCGTATGCCCCTGCAGAAAAAGAATTTCCGCCTGCTGAAGGCATTGACGAAAATTCCACTGCCAAGGCGGTTGCGCTTGACAAAATGACGCGGACTATCCACGCTTACGAAACGATGCGGACGATTGTCGCGGTTCTTGATAAAGACGGCGTAGAAAACGCTGCGAAAAAACGCGGAATGTTGCAGGATACGCATAAGTTTGCGCTCACGAGCATTGCGGAATGGTTCCCGAAACCCAGCATTTGGCATGAATTTGACGAGTATGCGCAAAAGCAACTTGACGAACAGTCTGGCGATGCACAGTGTGCGGCTCTGCTGATGGAGCCCCTTTCTCTTGAATCGGCTATCCACAAAATTTTTGTGAAACAAAAGAAATGCCTCGAAAAGTTCCTGCCGCAAAAAATCGGGCAACTGAAAAAACTACAGGCCGAAATGGAAAACTTCTACAAGGGAAAGGCGGACTGGTCAAGTCGCTTTCGCCGAGGGGAGTTGACGGTTCTTGCGGCGCGACCGGGAATTGGAATGAAAACGTTTGCGCTGAACGTTGCGGAAAACGTAGCGTTGGATGACGGCAAGGGCGTCGTTTATTTCAACCTAGACAATAGCGGTGTGCAACGTGGCGAACAACTCCTTTGCCAGCGGGCGAATGTGGACTACTGTAAAATTCGCGTGGATTCCCTTGATAAAACCGAGACCCAAATGCTTGTGACCGCGGTGGGTGAAATGATCCATTCGCATTTACGAATAGAAGACGCTGCTGATATGAGTCTTACTGAACTTGCGCAAAAAGCGAGACTTTACAAACAACTTAAGGTACTGGATGTTCTAATAATCGATTACCTGCATTTGCTGAAAGTTCGATCTAGTGTAAACAGGACAGAATCCCTAAGGATGGCGATCTGGACGCTTAAAAATCTTGCCATGGAATTACATATTTCGATTCTACTTCTCTGCCCGCTAAGCCGAAAAAACTCTGCCGAACAGGAACGTCCCCAGCTGTCCGACTTTATCGAAGTCCCTGGCGTTACGCAAGAGGCCGATGCCGTGTGGCTGCTTGACCGCGCCTACACGCGCACCCACCGCGATGAAGACTGCGACAAGGCGGAACTTGCCATCATAAAGATTGCGGACAATTCTACGAAAAACATTCCCCTGCATTTTACGCGCAAGAGGGGATTTACACCTAATTTTTGA
- a CDS encoding BspA family leucine-rich repeat surface protein: MEKKAKMPKVVTVPKSALTKALKATAKSANAKRTRKAPAKVVAQNGDHLRVLVEEAIKKYGFECDLNFIDVSQVKDMSTLFDEMRLSGAFNGDISKWNVSKVKDMAYMFSGSQFNGDISEWDVSNVLFMKGMFQNSQFNHDISNWTLHPRVMTTDMFKNSAYSFGKPSSKKKKTKTASSSSKSPAKDKVASAPQKMTVAKDKQHLQSLIKSRIKSRGYDCDLNDIDVSKVTDMSELFAANDRRNDSRILDSFNGDISKWDVSNVTNMYRMFRGSRFKGDISKWNVSKVTDMTGMFAQSEFKGDISEWNVSNVTKMPYMFYSAKFNGDISKWNVSKVEDMYAMFENSKFNGNISKWNVSNVTRMIHMFMDSQFDGDISKWNVSKVKDMRSMFFRSKFSGNISKWNVSSDTWMDDMFEKSALKKLGKLPKWYKK; the protein is encoded by the coding sequence ATGGAAAAGAAAGCCAAAATGCCAAAGGTTGTAACAGTGCCAAAAAGTGCGCTAACCAAAGCGCTTAAAGCTACTGCTAAAAGTGCTAATGCGAAAAGAACACGCAAGGCTCCCGCAAAGGTCGTTGCTCAAAATGGGGATCATCTCAGGGTTCTCGTTGAAGAGGCTATAAAAAAATATGGCTTTGAATGTGATCTGAATTTTATTGATGTGTCCCAAGTGAAAGATATGTCAACCTTGTTCGATGAAATGCGACTTTCAGGAGCTTTTAATGGTGACATCAGCAAATGGAACGTTTCAAAAGTTAAAGATATGGCGTACATGTTTAGTGGCTCTCAATTCAATGGCGATATCAGCGAATGGGATGTGTCTAATGTATTGTTCATGAAGGGGATGTTCCAGAATTCTCAATTTAATCATGACATTAGCAATTGGACTTTGCATCCTAGGGTCATGACAACAGATATGTTTAAAAATTCTGCTTACAGCTTTGGTAAGCCGAGTAGCAAAAAGAAAAAGACAAAAACGGCTTCCTCAAGTTCTAAGAGTCCTGCAAAGGATAAAGTCGCTTCTGCACCCCAAAAAATGACTGTTGCCAAGGACAAACAACATCTGCAAAGTCTAATCAAATCGCGAATTAAGTCCAGAGGCTATGATTGCGATCTGAACGACATTGATGTTTCTAAGGTGACTGATATGTCAGAATTGTTTGCTGCTAATGACAGAAGGAATGATAGCAGAATTTTAGATTCCTTTAATGGTGACATCAGTAAGTGGGACGTATCTAATGTGACCAACATGTATCGCATGTTCAGGGGGTCACGATTCAAGGGTGATATCAGTAAATGGAATGTATCCAAGGTAACGGATATGACTGGCATGTTCGCCCAATCGGAATTCAAGGGTGATATCAGCGAATGGAACGTGTCCAACGTAACAAAAATGCCTTATATGTTCTACAGCGCAAAATTCAACGGCGACATCAGCAAGTGGAATGTATCTAAAGTCGAGGACATGTATGCCATGTTCGAGAATTCTAAATTCAATGGCAACATCAGTAAGTGGAATGTTTCCAACGTGACGAGAATGATACACATGTTCATGGATTCTCAATTTGACGGGGACATTAGCAAGTGGAACGTGTCCAAAGTCAAGGATATGAGAAGTATGTTCTTCAGATCCAAATTTAGCGGCAATATAAGCAAGTGGAACGTGTCTAGTGATACGTGGATGGACGATATGTTCGAAAAATCCGCATTGAAAAAACTGGGCAAACTCCCCAAGTGGTACAAAAAGTAA
- a CDS encoding exodeoxyribonuclease V subunit gamma, producing MLHLKFALNLEHLADEMIEAVSKEWKDPFNAPVVIFPDPKLEQWFRLRWMKKKGVLANLNKSTIDRFLFDILVGKDDSKKKLTAEMLTNVILAYLEKDNNYKTLCSEGDDEVTRYLEVDGKLDYNHLFDFASKMASMFLDYETSRPKGFVGGKDGFLDKWKQDVSEKDGLFFTETKESLELREKWQRKLYSAIFHTQANNKSLLTQVFEKEAGRTGEKREYNTIPYLFKACNEGDFNLDKLPKGGDGAPLPVFIFGLSGMGQFYRVILQKFAAQYDVYAYIQNPCMEFWEDTKLEKDSVCRRWNVSKGNWKSETGNIDQIQERMQVRDPAQLTAGKFETDIDDIPECADSLNQENDLLASWGRSGRDNIKLWCIASDYDFDFKGNVDESGQEAEIEQDTLLHKVQYSIAHRQKLSDVTEGDLSDKSLDVTAAPTKIREIENLHTRICELLNGGARVEDVLVVSPCLDEYRTAINMVFDQTPVKDSKNENGFLHVRFAIVDSPAKASLTENALSNLFSILAQKSITRPDFFALVRNPVVQTARGIRNEEIDAWQEWVAETNTYRTRDTKNDADELVKKDDWDKVVKRLLLAQMTTDDVSFGGNEYRPYADMACSDKASLCRFVECIESLERWIEFGCDESEKSETESDFRKKIDREQLGELSALLDEWIGMQNTPKSLKSEDIVHKRVAEALEQLYCQFSANASKISMNIVKQSLLLAAQGTEYSCGNLFVNGVTFMKFVPNRTIPVKHLFFIGADAASFPGAKQRNTLDLRKSCYPWPGDDSPIAKNRYAFLCQLMSTSESFHLSYVNKDIKKDAELYPSSVVNDLRKFIEAVAEKDANGKSLKWKEETISLDENRDYTDLWTQKSLRNKEAYSAMIGESPLNEVDGCSVKTEASSLKGKLPKPPERVSFSQLSKFLFDPFQFRVNQMLKSDDEENVEKELFEPISFDALDSSIVLKKMLVEALSKDEKESDVKSDLKRIGKMPDGNYEKKQWEFLENERKSLLEQIEKTPDLVNSIKENWSYGEKIQNLSFETDGVRWVLTGSLDWCNNKELKKVDEFIEITTSDSVRSERWLSAYVKSLALIALKDDEAEKTIKVDFYCSKAKKPKKATVSTTPENARKMLCDIYRMAFVGEKGKVFGKAVPYEMLNSFKEEIENPPRNSKGLIYEFRDQLINGPWANFEKKDLFDPVQDVGFEAETFLEEWKQSVKKMAEMAPSNKPRA from the coding sequence ATGCTACACTTGAAATTTGCCCTGAATCTGGAACATCTCGCTGACGAGATGATTGAAGCTGTCTCTAAAGAATGGAAGGATCCGTTCAATGCGCCGGTCGTGATATTCCCGGACCCGAAACTTGAACAATGGTTCCGCCTGCGCTGGATGAAAAAGAAGGGCGTTCTCGCCAACTTGAACAAGAGTACCATTGACAGGTTCCTGTTCGATATCCTGGTGGGAAAAGATGATTCCAAGAAAAAATTGACGGCAGAAATGCTCACGAACGTCATCCTTGCGTATTTGGAAAAGGACAACAACTACAAGACTCTCTGCAGCGAAGGCGACGACGAAGTGACCCGTTACTTGGAAGTAGACGGCAAGCTTGACTATAACCATCTTTTCGACTTTGCATCGAAAATGGCTTCAATGTTCCTGGACTACGAAACGAGTCGACCGAAGGGTTTTGTTGGTGGAAAAGATGGCTTTCTGGACAAGTGGAAACAGGACGTAAGTGAAAAAGATGGACTCTTCTTTACCGAAACCAAGGAGTCTTTGGAACTTCGCGAGAAATGGCAACGCAAGCTTTATTCCGCCATATTCCATACACAAGCAAATAACAAGTCTCTGCTTACGCAAGTTTTTGAAAAAGAGGCCGGACGTACAGGCGAAAAAAGGGAGTACAATACAATTCCGTATTTGTTCAAGGCGTGCAACGAAGGCGATTTTAATTTGGACAAATTGCCTAAGGGTGGTGATGGTGCTCCTCTCCCGGTGTTTATTTTCGGGCTTTCGGGGATGGGTCAATTCTACCGTGTCATCTTGCAGAAGTTTGCCGCCCAGTACGATGTGTATGCCTACATTCAGAACCCGTGTATGGAATTCTGGGAAGATACAAAGCTTGAAAAAGACTCTGTTTGCCGCCGATGGAATGTATCTAAAGGCAATTGGAAATCCGAAACAGGAAATATCGACCAAATTCAGGAACGCATGCAGGTGCGTGATCCTGCCCAGTTGACCGCAGGAAAGTTTGAAACGGATATTGATGATATCCCCGAATGTGCCGATTCGTTGAACCAGGAAAACGACTTGCTTGCTAGTTGGGGCCGCTCGGGTCGTGACAACATCAAGCTTTGGTGTATAGCGTCGGATTACGATTTTGATTTTAAGGGAAATGTCGATGAGTCCGGTCAGGAAGCCGAAATAGAGCAAGATACTCTCTTGCACAAGGTTCAGTATTCCATCGCTCATCGCCAAAAACTGAGTGACGTGACTGAAGGCGATTTGTCCGATAAATCTCTCGATGTGACTGCCGCACCTACAAAAATCCGCGAAATTGAAAATCTGCATACTCGAATATGCGAACTGTTGAATGGTGGTGCACGAGTCGAAGACGTCCTTGTGGTGTCGCCTTGCCTGGATGAATACCGCACGGCAATCAACATGGTTTTTGACCAGACTCCCGTAAAAGATTCCAAGAATGAAAATGGCTTCTTGCACGTACGTTTTGCGATTGTCGATTCACCTGCCAAGGCTTCGCTTACAGAAAATGCGCTAAGCAATCTATTCTCAATTCTCGCGCAGAAGAGCATTACGCGTCCGGACTTTTTCGCATTGGTTCGCAATCCCGTGGTACAAACTGCTCGCGGCATCAGAAACGAAGAAATTGATGCCTGGCAGGAATGGGTCGCCGAAACGAATACCTACCGCACACGCGATACGAAGAATGATGCGGATGAGTTGGTTAAGAAGGATGACTGGGACAAGGTGGTAAAGCGTCTGCTCCTTGCGCAGATGACGACTGACGATGTCTCGTTTGGTGGTAATGAATATAGACCTTACGCGGATATGGCCTGCTCGGACAAGGCCTCGCTTTGCCGGTTTGTGGAATGTATTGAATCCCTTGAACGCTGGATAGAATTCGGCTGCGATGAATCCGAGAAATCCGAGACGGAAAGCGACTTCCGCAAGAAAATCGATCGCGAACAATTGGGCGAGCTATCTGCGCTCTTGGATGAATGGATCGGAATGCAGAATACGCCCAAGTCCCTGAAGAGCGAAGACATTGTGCACAAGCGTGTTGCCGAGGCGCTGGAACAGCTTTACTGCCAGTTCTCCGCAAATGCTTCTAAAATTTCGATGAACATCGTCAAGCAGAGTTTGTTGCTTGCCGCACAGGGTACGGAGTATAGCTGTGGTAACCTGTTCGTGAACGGAGTCACCTTTATGAAGTTCGTACCGAACAGGACAATTCCCGTAAAGCACCTGTTCTTTATCGGTGCCGATGCGGCAAGTTTCCCCGGTGCAAAGCAGCGCAATACGCTTGACCTGCGTAAGTCCTGCTACCCATGGCCCGGCGACGATTCTCCGATAGCGAAGAACCGCTACGCTTTCCTTTGCCAGCTCATGAGCACAAGCGAAAGCTTCCATTTGAGCTACGTGAATAAAGACATCAAGAAAGATGCTGAACTTTACCCGTCTTCGGTGGTAAACGACTTGCGCAAGTTTATTGAAGCCGTTGCGGAAAAAGACGCTAACGGAAAATCGCTCAAGTGGAAAGAAGAAACGATTTCCCTTGATGAAAATCGAGATTATACTGATCTTTGGACGCAGAAGAGTTTGCGGAATAAGGAAGCGTATTCTGCAATGATTGGGGAGAGCCCGCTAAATGAAGTGGACGGTTGCTCGGTGAAAACGGAAGCTTCTTCTTTAAAAGGCAAACTTCCAAAGCCTCCTGAACGAGTGTCCTTTTCGCAGTTGTCAAAATTCTTGTTTGATCCATTCCAGTTCCGAGTGAATCAAATGTTGAAAAGCGATGATGAAGAAAATGTTGAAAAGGAATTATTTGAACCAATAAGCTTTGATGCATTAGATTCAAGCATTGTGTTGAAAAAAATGCTTGTAGAAGCTCTTTCGAAGGATGAAAAAGAGAGCGATGTTAAGAGTGATCTAAAAAGAATAGGGAAAATGCCAGATGGCAACTATGAAAAAAAACAATGGGAATTTTTGGAAAATGAAAGAAAATCGCTTTTGGAGCAAATAGAAAAAACTCCGGATCTTGTGAATTCTATAAAAGAAAATTGGAGCTATGGCGAGAAAATTCAAAATCTCTCGTTTGAAACGGATGGAGTGCGTTGGGTACTGACGGGCTCTCTTGACTGGTGCAATAATAAGGAACTTAAAAAGGTTGATGAATTTATTGAAATCACAACCTCTGATTCTGTTCGTAGTGAACGTTGGTTGTCTGCATATGTCAAGTCTTTGGCTTTGATTGCTTTAAAGGATGACGAAGCAGAAAAAACAATTAAGGTTGATTTTTATTGTTCAAAGGCTAAGAAACCCAAGAAGGCGACCGTTTCGACAACGCCAGAAAATGCTCGCAAAATGCTATGTGACATTTATAGGATGGCGTTTGTCGGTGAAAAAGGAAAGGTCTTTGGTAAGGCCGTTCCTTATGAAATGCTTAATAGTTTCAAGGAAGAAATAGAAAATCCCCCGAGAAATTCTAAGGGGTTGATTTATGAATTTCGAGATCAACTCATCAACGGCCCTTGGGCGAACTTTGAGAAGAAGGATTTATTTGATCCTGTTCAGGATGTTGGCTTTGAAGCAGAGACCTTCTTGGAAGAATGGAAACAGTCTGTTAAAAAAATGGCCGAAATGGCTCCTAGTAACAAGCCCAGGGCATAA
- a CDS encoding WYL domain-containing protein, with protein sequence MADMTRGERTVQLFAKVISSPDKKFTVSDLMTSFEIPEGERRNVQRDMRFLSEMDGGRYIAVETVGRTAYYTSALHNAERLLFPNFENTMLHFVFLKRIANIYPATSEIVSQLLERIEKSLPHSEQKSLQILGKALNTKILFMGAPPDFEEDSSEKIRIILQAIHEHRKIDVTYKTEEGERQSVRIPLMIIIYEDDLYVGCQRQDGDTYTLKFRRIKNVKLSKEPFVEDPKVLDKLRRQVVSGAAFMGSQEPKLEDIEIEFKSRTILYLEENPFNRSMKIGKPKNGKVTVKLKAEVNQLLFNWIVSFTDSARVIKPVSLRNSLKDYAKYLLDNYGE encoded by the coding sequence ATGGCAGATATGACTCGTGGCGAAAGGACGGTGCAACTCTTTGCGAAGGTGATTTCAAGCCCCGACAAGAAATTTACTGTTAGCGACTTGATGACATCGTTTGAGATTCCCGAAGGCGAACGTCGCAATGTTCAACGTGATATGCGTTTCCTCTCGGAGATGGATGGCGGACGCTACATCGCCGTAGAAACGGTGGGGCGCACGGCATACTATACCTCGGCGCTTCACAATGCAGAAAGATTGCTGTTCCCGAACTTCGAAAATACGATGTTGCATTTCGTGTTCCTGAAACGCATCGCGAATATCTATCCGGCCACTAGCGAAATCGTTTCGCAACTCTTAGAGCGCATTGAAAAGAGCTTGCCGCACAGCGAGCAAAAATCGCTCCAAATACTCGGCAAAGCGTTGAATACCAAAATTCTTTTTATGGGTGCTCCTCCGGATTTTGAAGAAGACTCCAGCGAAAAAATCCGGATTATTTTGCAGGCCATTCACGAACATCGTAAAATCGATGTGACCTACAAAACGGAAGAAGGCGAAAGACAATCGGTTCGAATTCCGCTAATGATCATCATCTACGAAGACGACCTTTATGTAGGCTGTCAACGGCAGGACGGCGATACCTATACGCTCAAGTTCCGCCGAATCAAGAACGTCAAGCTTTCGAAAGAACCGTTTGTCGAAGATCCAAAGGTTCTTGACAAGCTCCGCAGGCAGGTGGTGTCCGGAGCTGCATTTATGGGGAGTCAGGAACCGAAACTTGAAGATATAGAGATTGAGTTCAAAAGTCGGACAATTCTCTATCTCGAAGAAAACCCGTTTAACCGTTCTATGAAAATTGGCAAGCCGAAGAACGGAAAAGTTACGGTGAAATTGAAAGCCGAAGTGAATCAACTCCTGTTCAACTGGATTGTTTCTTTTACGGATTCCGCCCGCGTCATAAAGCCCGTCTCTTTACGTAATAGTCTTAAGGACTATGCGAAATACCTGCTGGATAACTACGGCGAATAA
- a CDS encoding AAA family ATPase, with amino-acid sequence MSVKINARELESLLAATPASQNIMLTGKHGIGKSQILEKFFTARGERVVILFLGQMSDPGDLIGLPRLDETTGKTLFMPPYWFPTDGKPVVLFLDELNRARPEVLQTIMDLTLNRMLAGRKLPEGSRVISAVNDGEEYQLTDLDPALVSRFNIYEFKPTVQEWLLWASKAGLDSRVIDFISENPEMLDGAAFTREDQGLEKSPDRRGWERMSKVLQKNEVTPLLKTVIAGIVGMPAASKFFAVINQKHLPSAKEILLGDFAKQKTALKKCITPELAAVNESIFRFIETKGYDEKDAAKVTKNFAAYFEFLSGEKFREAQAHFVSQYSSSLYPSTMSFVIMHCPELYQKITAFVKSI; translated from the coding sequence ATGTCGGTAAAAATTAATGCGCGGGAACTGGAAAGTTTGTTGGCTGCAACTCCTGCATCGCAGAACATTATGCTCACGGGCAAACACGGAATCGGCAAATCGCAGATTCTGGAAAAGTTCTTTACGGCTCGCGGCGAACGCGTGGTGATTCTGTTTTTGGGGCAGATGAGCGATCCCGGCGACCTGATTGGGCTTCCGCGACTTGACGAGACGACAGGAAAAACTCTGTTTATGCCGCCATACTGGTTTCCGACCGACGGCAAGCCTGTGGTGCTGTTCTTGGATGAACTGAACCGCGCCCGTCCCGAGGTGTTGCAGACCATTATGGATTTGACGTTGAACCGTATGCTTGCGGGCCGTAAGTTGCCCGAAGGCTCGCGTGTGATTAGCGCGGTGAACGATGGCGAAGAATACCAGCTGACCGATTTGGATCCTGCTCTCGTGAGTCGCTTCAATATCTACGAATTCAAGCCCACCGTGCAGGAATGGCTGCTGTGGGCGTCGAAGGCGGGATTGGATAGCCGCGTAATCGATTTTATCTCTGAAAACCCGGAAATGCTTGACGGGGCCGCCTTTACTCGCGAGGACCAGGGACTCGAAAAGTCTCCCGACCGCCGCGGATGGGAACGCATGTCGAAGGTGCTGCAGAAGAACGAGGTGACTCCGCTTCTGAAAACGGTGATTGCAGGCATTGTCGGGATGCCTGCCGCTTCCAAGTTCTTTGCGGTAATTAATCAGAAACACTTGCCTAGCGCGAAGGAAATTCTGCTTGGCGATTTCGCGAAACAGAAGACAGCGCTTAAAAAGTGTATAACGCCGGAGCTTGCCGCCGTAAACGAATCGATTTTCCGCTTTATTGAGACGAAGGGCTATGACGAAAAGGATGCCGCGAAGGTCACGAAAAACTTTGCCGCTTATTTTGAATTCCTTTCGGGTGAAAAGTTCCGCGAGGCGCAGGCGCATTTTGTAAGCCAATATTCCTCTTCGCTGTATCCATCGACGATGTCATTTGTGATTATGCATTGTCCTGAATTGTACCAGAAAATTACGGCGTTTGTCAAGTCAATTTAA
- a CDS encoding VWA-like domain-containing protein — protein sequence MSVIERIRKIGERWFLTEPLLFAVFCSHEFRENESLTVPMRTGNRKVEFVPEILANVTDAALTEFLKVEMLRILLKHPYQRQPPFAVKSLLTRASNVTIADVYEVSRDVKAQMNGAELDLPSGLCFEEYYALLKEMSVPMGGALGEHDSYSEGDAGEGCVGELGECAADGKGGENNGGVSRDAQTKSNAQDVRDSQISELWNEDEESCCDINGFIEVAEAGNKWGSISGKLQSIIKASLKVDMDYRKMLSLFKTSVISSKRRLTRMRPNRRFGFDAMGSRYELSTNLLIAVDVSGSVTDKSLSFFFSVINRLFKYGIEKLDVLQFDAKIQGEPEPLKKVCKTVKVMGRGGTSFQPAADYYCAHPEYDGLIYFSDGYAPPPKFNTKRPIDVLWVLCGKSAYDANSKWIKELKRNRVTYIPKGE from the coding sequence ATGAGCGTTATAGAGCGGATTAGAAAAATTGGTGAACGGTGGTTCCTGACGGAACCGCTGTTGTTTGCGGTGTTTTGCAGTCACGAATTCCGCGAGAATGAGTCGCTGACCGTGCCAATGCGAACAGGAAACAGGAAGGTTGAATTCGTTCCCGAAATTTTGGCGAATGTAACGGATGCGGCGCTGACGGAATTTCTGAAAGTGGAGATGTTGCGCATTTTGCTCAAGCACCCGTATCAGCGGCAGCCTCCTTTTGCTGTGAAATCGTTACTGACGCGAGCGAGCAATGTCACGATTGCTGATGTATATGAGGTGTCGCGAGATGTAAAGGCTCAAATGAACGGCGCGGAGCTAGATTTGCCTAGCGGGCTGTGTTTCGAGGAGTATTACGCTCTGCTCAAGGAAATGTCGGTGCCGATGGGCGGGGCTTTGGGCGAGCATGACTCTTATAGTGAGGGTGATGCTGGCGAAGGCTGCGTCGGCGAGCTAGGAGAATGCGCCGCCGATGGCAAAGGTGGCGAGAATAATGGCGGCGTCTCTCGCGATGCTCAAACAAAGTCGAATGCGCAGGATGTACGAGATTCGCAGATTTCAGAACTTTGGAACGAAGATGAAGAGTCCTGTTGTGACATAAATGGATTTATCGAAGTTGCCGAAGCGGGTAACAAGTGGGGCTCCATTTCGGGTAAATTGCAGAGTATTATCAAGGCGAGCCTGAAAGTCGACATGGATTACCGCAAAATGTTGAGCCTGTTCAAGACTTCGGTCATTTCAAGTAAGCGTCGCCTTACGCGTATGCGCCCGAATCGTCGTTTCGGTTTTGATGCCATGGGTAGCCGCTACGAACTTTCGACGAACTTGCTGATTGCAGTTGATGTGAGCGGTTCCGTGACCGACAAAAGTCTATCCTTCTTTTTCTCGGTGATTAACCGACTTTTCAAATACGGCATTGAGAAATTGGATGTTTTGCAGTTCGATGCTAAAATTCAAGGCGAACCAGAACCGTTAAAAAAAGTATGCAAAACGGTGAAAGTCATGGGTCGCGGCGGTACAAGTTTTCAGCCTGCCGCCGACTACTACTGCGCACACCCTGAATATGACGGCCTCATCTACTTTAGCGACGGTTACGCTCCACCGCCAAAGTTCAATACCAAACGCCCCATCGATGTTCTGTGGGTGCTATGCGGCAAGTCCGCCTATGACGCCAACAGCAAATGGATCAAGGAACTGAAACGGAACCGAGTCACATACATCCCCAAAGGCGAATAG